From Diaminobutyricibacter sp. McL0608, one genomic window encodes:
- a CDS encoding ABC transporter ATP-binding protein, giving the protein MTEILRVVDAVVDYSTSTGTVRALDGATLEVGRGEFVGVVGESGSGKSTLGLLVGKLLPAIARIDGIVEVDGVSVLDTRRDELLRLRRECLGFVPQDPVGALNPTLRIGKQMRLALHGLAATTDELVAMLDRVRIREPRRVLQLFPHQVSGGMAQRVAIAMAMARKPRILIADEPTAALDSNVREEVTKLIFELARESGTTVLWLSHDLNAVSRWCERIVVMYGGRVVEDGPATAVLVNPRHPYTAALASSDPARIARGERLLPIAGTPPVLTQQLHACAFHTRCALAIDACRNVRPEPTTFGGHTVLCRRAEEFDPDADLAALISEAQVGVDR; this is encoded by the coding sequence ATGACCGAGATTCTGAGGGTAGTCGACGCCGTTGTCGACTACTCGACCTCGACGGGAACCGTCCGAGCTCTGGATGGCGCCACGCTCGAAGTGGGACGCGGCGAGTTCGTCGGCGTCGTGGGCGAGAGCGGGTCTGGCAAATCCACGCTCGGCCTGCTGGTGGGCAAGCTCCTTCCCGCTATCGCACGAATTGACGGGATCGTGGAGGTCGACGGGGTATCCGTTCTCGATACGAGGCGGGACGAGCTGTTGAGGCTGCGACGTGAATGTCTGGGCTTCGTGCCTCAGGATCCGGTGGGCGCGCTCAATCCGACCCTTCGCATAGGCAAGCAGATGCGTCTCGCGCTCCACGGGCTGGCCGCGACGACCGACGAGTTGGTCGCGATGCTGGATCGCGTTCGGATTCGCGAACCTCGCAGAGTACTGCAATTGTTTCCTCACCAGGTCTCGGGTGGAATGGCTCAACGAGTCGCGATAGCGATGGCGATGGCGCGAAAGCCCCGGATCCTGATCGCCGATGAACCGACCGCTGCCTTGGACAGCAACGTTCGCGAAGAGGTAACCAAGCTGATTTTCGAACTCGCCCGGGAGAGTGGAACGACGGTGCTTTGGTTGAGTCACGACCTCAATGCAGTCTCTCGCTGGTGCGAACGGATCGTCGTAATGTACGGGGGCCGAGTCGTGGAGGACGGACCGGCTACTGCCGTGCTCGTCAATCCACGACACCCGTACACGGCAGCGCTCGCTTCATCTGATCCTGCGCGAATCGCACGCGGTGAACGCCTGTTGCCGATCGCAGGAACACCCCCGGTCCTCACCCAACAGCTTCACGCTTGCGCATTCCACACACGCTGCGCACTCGCAATCGATGCGTGTCGCAATGTGCGACCCGAACCGACCACGTTTGGAGGACACACAGTTCTCTGCCGGCGGGCCGAAGAGTTCGACCCCGATGCCGACCTTGCGGCGCTGATTTCCGAAGCACAAGTGGGTGTGGACCGATGA
- a CDS encoding ABC transporter ATP-binding protein translates to MDDVTFEVSAGETVGLVGESGSGKTTTGAVALGLRKPSAGSVRFLGEPFGGRRKRAGLIQAVLQNPQWSLNPRLAVGASIAEPLSALDGSSLRSHHSEVERMLSQVGLQPAFATRYAHELSGGQKQRIAIARALITHPRFIVFDEAVSALDVSVQAQILNLIADLQAEHGFGALFISHDLAAVRYVSHRIAVMQSGSIVELAETAHFYGTPTHAYSRQLMEDL, encoded by the coding sequence ATGGACGACGTAACCTTCGAGGTGTCCGCCGGAGAGACCGTCGGGTTGGTCGGTGAATCGGGTTCAGGCAAGACCACCACTGGCGCCGTTGCACTGGGATTGCGGAAGCCGAGCGCTGGCTCCGTGCGTTTCCTCGGTGAGCCGTTCGGGGGGCGTCGGAAACGGGCGGGCCTCATCCAGGCCGTGCTTCAAAACCCTCAATGGTCACTCAACCCTCGGCTTGCAGTCGGGGCCTCCATCGCCGAGCCGCTTTCGGCTCTCGACGGGTCGTCACTTCGCTCGCACCACAGCGAGGTCGAGCGGATGTTGAGCCAGGTGGGTCTCCAGCCTGCCTTCGCTACTCGGTATGCGCATGAGCTCTCCGGCGGTCAGAAACAGCGCATCGCGATTGCTCGAGCTTTGATTACCCATCCACGTTTCATCGTGTTCGATGAGGCTGTAAGCGCACTCGATGTCTCTGTCCAAGCGCAGATCCTCAATCTGATCGCTGATCTGCAAGCCGAACACGGTTTCGGAGCGCTCTTCATCTCCCACGACCTAGCCGCGGTGCGCTACGTGTCCCATCGCATCGCGGTGATGCAGTCCGGCTCGATCGTCGAGCTTGCCGAGACAGCTCATTTCTACGGAACGCCAACCCACGCCTATTCACGCCAACTCATGGAGGACTTGTGA
- a CDS encoding P1 family peptidase, whose protein sequence is MLVGTAEYSAGPTGVTVVAIPAGARLAIDARGGAIGMSNGFQYFAHAICLAGGSIYGLGAGSGVADALRQRIGNRVSVDDLQLVSTAVIYDFSSRANAVAPDAALGRAAFEAAVHGRVPIGRCGAGRSASAGKVDWSRCEFTGQGAAFREVGQVKVLVITVVNPVGVIVDRNGSIVRGNYDVATGERRAPDRDYADALSGDFPAQTGKGNTTLTVVVTNVRLTDKELIHFGRQVHSSMNRGIQPFHTTHDGDTLFALTTDEVDLPGSSAIGDNSVNAIAVGTIAAEAAWDAVLESAR, encoded by the coding sequence GTGCTCGTCGGCACAGCCGAGTATTCCGCCGGGCCAACCGGTGTCACCGTTGTCGCGATACCGGCAGGAGCGCGACTAGCGATCGACGCACGGGGCGGAGCTATCGGAATGAGCAACGGCTTCCAGTATTTCGCCCATGCAATCTGTCTGGCCGGCGGGTCGATTTATGGACTCGGCGCCGGTTCGGGCGTGGCCGATGCTCTGCGCCAGCGCATTGGCAACCGCGTCTCCGTTGATGACTTGCAACTGGTCTCGACAGCCGTGATTTATGACTTCTCGTCGCGAGCCAACGCTGTTGCCCCCGACGCAGCGCTCGGCAGGGCAGCTTTCGAGGCTGCGGTACACGGCAGGGTGCCGATCGGGCGCTGCGGTGCCGGGCGGAGTGCGTCTGCCGGCAAAGTTGACTGGAGCCGCTGCGAGTTCACTGGACAGGGAGCGGCCTTCCGCGAGGTTGGACAGGTCAAAGTCCTCGTCATCACTGTCGTAAATCCGGTAGGCGTCATCGTCGACCGCAATGGCTCCATCGTTCGCGGAAACTACGACGTCGCAACCGGTGAGCGTCGCGCTCCCGATCGGGACTACGCCGACGCCCTAAGTGGCGATTTTCCGGCACAGACCGGCAAAGGAAACACCACGCTCACAGTGGTCGTGACCAATGTCCGCCTCACCGACAAGGAGCTGATCCACTTCGGACGCCAAGTGCACAGTTCGATGAACCGAGGAATTCAGCCGTTCCACACCACGCACGATGGTGACACGCTATTCGCGCTTACCACGGACGAGGTGGACCTACCAGGTAGCTCAGCGATCGGCGATAACTCCGTCAACGCTATCGCCGTCGGCACCATCGCCGCGGAGGCCGCCTGGGATGCAGTACTGGAGAGTGCGCGGTGA
- a CDS encoding P1 family peptidase, whose product MGQALYDDSLPHRLTPVPAFVEGIGNEDVELVPAHGLGRDSVEFDFPGVSVGTAEYVEGPTGATVVSVPAGARTSVDARGGAIGIVGRYEDVNNAICLAGGSVYGLAAAAGVEEVLLEQHSNRVGWADLQTVAGAIIYDFGARDNAISPDAALGRAALLAARSDRIPVGRVGAGIAASAGKVDWARAEFTGQGAAFRRIGDIRILVLTVVNPVGVIVDRDSTIIRGNYDTRTGTRRHPLLDYEAALQDGVPPTAVGGNTTLTVLVTNVRLDDKELKHFGRQVHSSMHRGIQPFHTNHDGDTLFALTTDEVELPLAGSSRLGANSVNSVALATIASEVAWDAIITSAQ is encoded by the coding sequence ATGGGCCAGGCTCTCTACGATGACTCGCTCCCGCACCGGCTGACGCCAGTCCCGGCGTTCGTAGAAGGAATCGGCAACGAAGACGTCGAACTCGTACCGGCGCACGGCCTCGGGCGCGACTCCGTCGAGTTCGACTTCCCGGGTGTCTCAGTTGGAACCGCCGAGTACGTCGAGGGTCCCACCGGAGCCACTGTTGTGTCGGTGCCAGCAGGAGCGCGCACCTCCGTTGATGCCCGAGGCGGCGCCATCGGAATCGTCGGTCGCTACGAGGACGTGAATAATGCGATCTGCTTAGCCGGTGGATCCGTCTACGGTCTCGCCGCCGCCGCCGGAGTCGAAGAAGTCCTCCTCGAACAGCATTCCAACCGCGTTGGCTGGGCGGACCTTCAGACGGTGGCGGGCGCGATCATCTACGACTTCGGCGCGAGAGACAACGCCATCAGCCCGGACGCTGCGCTCGGACGGGCAGCCTTGCTGGCCGCGCGAAGCGATCGAATTCCGGTAGGTCGAGTGGGCGCCGGTATTGCGGCCTCGGCCGGGAAGGTCGATTGGGCACGAGCAGAATTCACGGGGCAGGGAGCGGCGTTTCGTCGCATAGGCGACATCCGAATCCTCGTCCTGACCGTGGTCAACCCGGTTGGGGTGATCGTCGACAGGGACAGCACGATTATCCGAGGGAACTATGACACCAGGACCGGTACTCGCAGGCATCCGCTACTTGACTACGAGGCCGCCCTACAGGACGGCGTTCCGCCGACGGCAGTCGGCGGAAACACAACGTTGACAGTGCTCGTCACGAACGTGCGTCTCGATGACAAGGAGCTCAAACATTTCGGACGCCAGGTGCACAGTTCCATGCATCGTGGAATCCAGCCCTTCCATACCAACCACGACGGCGACACCCTGTTCGCATTGACGACCGACGAGGTTGAGCTCCCGCTGGCAGGATCCTCGCGTCTCGGCGCTAATTCGGTGAATTCGGTCGCGCTCGCAACCATTGCATCGGAAGTGGCCTGGGACGCGATCATCACGAGCGCCCAGTGA
- a CDS encoding C45 family peptidase yields the protein MRFTSTTADPFNRGEELGQFGGEQIRSNVRRYEELFDAVGVGSADRREYGADAIARITEWAPALAAELRGLSNGSGVPLWQLGMLNARTEILAIVGETGEGECSTVVYLPARSAPRTVQTWDWHDTSNPNTLVTRHITGRGRSVTYFTEFGLVGKIGLNDAGVGVHFNILNHASDGDGIGVPVHVVARRVLDEATTLDQALDIIQSASVSASTVLTVVTFDGSESSASSIELSPMGAAVVKPTGNLLVHTNHFLDKDLARGEMSLAKSSSYPRFAQLRARRADLEATSGIERARGMLVHDVDGAAVCCHPDPAMPFYHRWQTLLTIALDLEGARLQFHEGGPCTVTEESWQTF from the coding sequence ATGAGGTTCACCTCGACCACCGCAGATCCGTTTAATCGAGGAGAAGAGCTCGGTCAATTCGGCGGTGAGCAGATCCGGTCGAATGTGAGGAGGTACGAGGAACTGTTTGACGCCGTTGGCGTCGGCTCGGCCGATCGGCGCGAGTATGGTGCGGACGCGATCGCCCGAATCACCGAATGGGCACCCGCCCTCGCAGCCGAATTGCGGGGCCTTTCGAACGGCTCAGGCGTTCCCCTGTGGCAACTCGGCATGCTGAATGCGCGTACCGAAATCCTCGCGATTGTCGGGGAAACGGGTGAAGGCGAGTGTTCAACAGTTGTCTACCTTCCTGCCAGGTCTGCACCGCGTACTGTACAGACCTGGGACTGGCACGACACGTCGAATCCGAACACTCTAGTCACCCGCCACATCACCGGTCGAGGCCGCTCTGTAACGTACTTCACAGAGTTCGGCCTGGTCGGCAAAATCGGACTGAACGACGCTGGAGTCGGGGTGCATTTCAACATCCTGAATCATGCAAGCGATGGCGACGGAATCGGCGTTCCCGTGCATGTCGTCGCACGTCGGGTACTCGACGAGGCCACAACACTCGATCAGGCACTTGACATTATTCAAAGCGCCTCGGTTTCGGCATCTACTGTACTTACCGTTGTCACATTTGACGGTTCTGAGTCGAGCGCTTCGAGCATCGAACTCAGCCCGATGGGCGCCGCAGTGGTGAAGCCGACCGGCAACCTCCTGGTACACACGAACCACTTTCTCGACAAAGACCTGGCGCGCGGCGAAATGTCCCTCGCAAAGTCGAGTAGCTATCCGCGGTTTGCGCAGCTCCGTGCCCGGCGAGCGGACCTTGAAGCCACAAGCGGCATCGAACGCGCTCGCGGAATGCTGGTACACGATGTTGATGGTGCTGCGGTGTGCTGTCACCCGGATCCGGCCATGCCGTTCTACCATCGCTGGCAGACCCTTCTGACGATCGCCCTCGACCTTGAAGGCGCGCGTCTACAGTTTCACGAGGGCGGCCCGTGCACGGTGACGGAGGAGTCGTGGCAGACATTTTGA
- a CDS encoding LacI family DNA-binding transcriptional regulator: MSAATIVDVARAAGVSKTTASDALSGRGRVSDATREAVSSAAARLGYTINKSARSLRTATTGAIGLYVPQVLFRSEYYLSFVYGVVRQAADAGYDVTLMAGTEPVPAYAPHVDGLVLCDPVDSDPMVNRLMATGLPVVTCERYPGDVTPAGVVWSDHGRYVSQVFDQMAEAGSNRLALLASTTVSDWALTIQETYRAWCERSSREPLMIEVPFGADVTTLVEAVDVLLDNNPDVDSLVCAADGVAAAIMPSIVRHGFTIGDDFLLASCVDSSAMEFAHPPITAIDTKGGDAGAECARLLFDVLSGASESGTVHELALEVHTRSSTKRRIA; this comes from the coding sequence GTGAGCGCGGCAACAATTGTCGATGTAGCCAGGGCGGCAGGCGTTTCCAAGACGACAGCATCTGACGCGCTCAGCGGGCGAGGGCGCGTGTCCGACGCGACTCGAGAGGCCGTGTCGTCCGCGGCGGCACGACTGGGCTACACCATCAACAAGTCGGCACGATCGCTGCGTACGGCAACAACCGGCGCGATCGGTCTTTATGTTCCTCAGGTGCTCTTCCGCTCGGAGTACTACCTTTCGTTCGTCTACGGCGTTGTCCGCCAGGCCGCCGATGCGGGCTACGACGTGACGCTAATGGCGGGAACCGAGCCCGTGCCGGCGTATGCACCTCATGTGGACGGGCTTGTCTTGTGCGACCCGGTGGACAGCGACCCAATGGTTAACCGGCTGATGGCTACGGGACTGCCGGTCGTTACGTGCGAGCGATATCCGGGCGACGTAACCCCTGCTGGCGTCGTGTGGTCTGATCATGGTCGTTACGTTTCACAGGTCTTCGATCAAATGGCCGAGGCCGGATCGAACCGCCTCGCACTGCTTGCCTCGACGACAGTGTCGGATTGGGCTCTCACGATTCAAGAGACATACCGCGCCTGGTGCGAGAGGTCCTCCAGAGAGCCCTTGATGATCGAAGTCCCGTTCGGCGCCGACGTGACCACGCTCGTAGAAGCGGTCGACGTGCTTCTCGACAACAATCCAGACGTCGATTCTCTGGTTTGCGCGGCGGACGGGGTCGCGGCCGCAATCATGCCGTCCATCGTGAGACACGGCTTCACCATCGGCGACGACTTCTTGCTCGCATCGTGTGTCGACAGTTCGGCAATGGAATTCGCCCATCCACCGATCACGGCGATCGACACAAAAGGGGGTGACGCGGGTGCCGAGTGTGCACGACTGTTGTTTGACGTTCTTAGCGGTGCAAGCGAATCGGGAACCGTGCACGAACTGGCGCTCGAAGTACACACCCGATCTTCAACCAAACGGCGCATCGCCTAG
- a CDS encoding GNAT family N-acetyltransferase — protein MTEFWSVPFAGEVVSAAEGMALFVNPELDEEARVTVLWSSIDGGASIALSPAIAKTIGIKRVDAISALTEAGVRSALMAAGIILHGADNLFYLLDSAKTALIAEADSPHVRRLTDADASHFNAFLDGASEQDLNDAQVELDHWAVFGAFGDDGALVSAASMYPWRDTMIADIGVLTLDSARGRGHARSVVRALYRHALGLGHEPQYRCQLDNTASVALARASGLSLFGRWEVVSPNHNEESDRDDTL, from the coding sequence GTGACGGAGTTCTGGAGTGTCCCCTTCGCCGGTGAGGTGGTATCCGCCGCCGAGGGGATGGCACTATTTGTGAATCCCGAGCTCGATGAGGAAGCGCGCGTTACTGTGTTGTGGTCCTCGATTGACGGAGGGGCATCGATAGCGCTTAGCCCCGCGATCGCGAAGACAATCGGCATCAAGCGGGTGGACGCCATCTCGGCCCTAACCGAGGCCGGAGTCCGTTCCGCGCTCATGGCCGCGGGCATCATCCTTCATGGCGCCGACAACCTCTTCTATCTACTCGATTCGGCAAAGACCGCACTGATCGCGGAGGCTGATTCGCCACATGTGCGTCGACTAACGGACGCGGATGCGTCCCATTTCAACGCCTTCCTAGACGGCGCGTCCGAGCAGGACCTCAATGACGCCCAAGTCGAACTGGATCATTGGGCCGTGTTCGGAGCGTTCGGCGATGATGGAGCGCTTGTCAGCGCGGCCAGCATGTATCCCTGGCGCGACACCATGATCGCCGACATCGGTGTGCTCACTCTCGATTCGGCTCGCGGGCGCGGACACGCTCGGAGCGTGGTCCGTGCGCTCTATAGGCATGCGCTTGGCTTGGGACATGAACCGCAGTACCGCTGCCAACTCGACAACACGGCGTCCGTTGCTCTGGCCCGGGCCTCCGGTCTGAGCCTGTTCGGAAGGTGGGAGGTCGTTTCACCCAATCATAACGAGGAGAGCGACCGCGACGACACCCTCTGA